Proteins encoded by one window of Companilactobacillus ginsenosidimutans:
- a CDS encoding GlsB/YeaQ/YmgE family stress response membrane protein, giving the protein MHWLWVLIVGAVIGAIAGAVTNRGESMGWIANIIAGIVGSFIGEGILGSWGPQLAGMAIVPSLIGAIILVLIVSFVVRKKA; this is encoded by the coding sequence ATGCATTGGTTATGGGTTCTAATAGTAGGTGCAGTTATTGGTGCAATCGCTGGCGCAGTTACCAATAGAGGAGAATCTATGGGGTGGATTGCTAACATAATAGCTGGTATTGTGGGATCCTTCATTGGTGAAGGAATATTAGGATCATGGGGTCCGCAACTTGCAGGAATGGCAATCGTTCCATCGTTGATTGGAGCAATCATTCTTGTATTGATTGTATCCTTCGTAGTAAGAAAAAAAGCTTGA
- a CDS encoding CsbD family protein codes for MGILKNVFAFMAVSTLIVGGVLIGGTIVAAKGIDKAGDELQKKGSLRIYSKGDVNMSTDSKKDMIKGKTNETVGKATDDDKKELKGKIQEKVGQAKEKTDNIVDKVAEKINKKSEK; via the coding sequence ATGGGTATATTAAAGAATGTTTTTGCTTTCATGGCTGTTAGTACATTGATCGTCGGAGGTGTACTTATAGGAGGAACTATTGTTGCTGCTAAAGGTATTGATAAAGCTGGCGATGAATTGCAAAAAAAAGGTTCATTAAGAATATATTCAAAAGGAGATGTTAATATGAGTACTGATAGCAAAAAAGATATGATTAAAGGAAAAACTAATGAGACAGTTGGAAAAGCAACTGACGATGATAAGAAAGAGCTAAAAGGTAAGATTCAAGAAAAGGTTGGACAAGCCAAAGAAAAAACCGACAATATTGTTGATAAGGTTGCTGAAAAAATTAACAAGAAGTCTGAAAAGTAA
- a CDS encoding CPBP family intramembrane glutamic endopeptidase, which yields MTNKNIQPQPFTSLFHIIAFIMLFIVEQIPLSILTFTKSMLGKNYEAYLKIAPIISLILMAVAGAILYLVFKRAQKFETKSFSTKTWITIIIGILAALAINYGLLPFMHAQNSNVDALTTLGQNSKILLVFSVLVISPIFEEILFRGIMMNWFFSNRPIISMLISGVVFGFAHAPFSHNMDWIYALSKILLGILLAVVYYRTKNIKADITVHFLNNFLSIVLAI from the coding sequence TTGACTAATAAAAATATTCAACCTCAACCATTTACAAGTCTATTTCATATTATAGCCTTTATCATGCTATTTATTGTAGAGCAAATTCCATTATCAATATTAACTTTTACAAAATCTATGTTAGGGAAAAATTATGAGGCTTATCTAAAAATAGCTCCCATAATTTCACTTATATTAATGGCAGTCGCTGGTGCAATACTGTATTTGGTCTTCAAGCGCGCCCAAAAATTTGAAACTAAATCTTTCTCTACAAAAACTTGGATCACCATAATCATTGGAATCTTGGCTGCATTAGCAATCAATTATGGACTGCTACCTTTTATGCACGCACAAAATTCAAACGTGGATGCTTTAACTACCCTGGGACAAAATAGCAAAATATTATTAGTATTTTCAGTCTTAGTTATTTCACCAATTTTTGAAGAAATTTTATTTAGAGGAATCATGATGAACTGGTTCTTCAGTAATCGACCAATTATTTCTATGTTAATTAGTGGAGTTGTCTTTGGATTTGCTCACGCTCCATTTTCTCATAACATGGATTGGATATATGCACTTTCAAAAATACTTTTGGGTATCTTGCTTGCAGTCGTATATTATAGAACTAAAAATATTAAAGCTGATATAACAGTTCATTTCTTAAATAATTTCTTATCAATCGTGCTGGCCATCTAA
- a CDS encoding ABC transporter ATP-binding protein, whose protein sequence is MFKIVRGRLNIWQVTGSILFMIVQVVVSLYLPSITSDIVNNGIAKGQTGYIVQAGIKMIFISILTVLASIGNVYLASKASQGLGQKLRSDLFRKVLFFSHDEFDAFDTSSLTTRTTNDVMQIQNVIVMMLRMMIMAPIMLVGAGVMAYQKNAEMTKIFIIVIPALVIVVGTVMYFAVPLFKAMQKKTDRLNLIFREGLTGVRVIRAFRQDSFEQNRFKGANDDYTNNAIKVYTIVAMMVPFVTLIMSGTNIGITWLGSHYIAQQTMQVGNLIAFMTYAMQILMSFMILSLIFVLIPRASASAARIQEVFSKESQIDTVAKPAKIKGDASLEFNDVNFRYLGAEKLALTNINFKMEKGQTLAIIGGTGSGKSTLINLIPRFYDSETGTVRINGTDVKALNTEDINRQVSMVPQKAVLFKGTIKSNMLYGKADATDDEIWHALEVAQADGFVKELEGQLDAEVEQDGDNFSGGQKQRLAIARALVKDASVYVFDDSFSALDFKTDLNLRTALKADEKIQESVVVIVGQRISTVADADDILVLDNGNMVGLGTHDELKENNKTYQEIIESQIREANNG, encoded by the coding sequence ATGTTTAAGATAGTTCGAGGACGTCTAAATATTTGGCAAGTAACGGGTTCGATTTTATTTATGATCGTTCAAGTTGTTGTCTCACTATATTTGCCTAGTATCACATCTGATATCGTTAACAATGGTATCGCAAAAGGACAAACCGGATACATTGTGCAAGCTGGTATAAAAATGATTTTTATTTCTATATTAACTGTACTTGCTTCGATTGGAAATGTGTACTTGGCCTCCAAAGCCTCACAAGGTTTGGGACAAAAATTACGTTCTGATTTATTTAGAAAAGTTTTATTCTTCTCACATGATGAATTTGACGCTTTTGACACATCATCATTAACAACCAGAACTACTAATGATGTTATGCAGATTCAAAATGTTATTGTCATGATGCTGAGAATGATGATTATGGCACCAATTATGTTAGTTGGTGCTGGGGTCATGGCTTATCAAAAGAATGCCGAAATGACAAAAATCTTCATTATTGTTATTCCTGCTTTAGTTATTGTTGTTGGTACAGTTATGTACTTTGCTGTTCCACTTTTCAAAGCTATGCAGAAAAAGACAGATAGATTGAACTTGATTTTCCGTGAAGGATTAACAGGTGTCCGTGTCATAAGAGCTTTCAGACAAGATAGCTTTGAACAAAATCGTTTTAAGGGTGCTAATGATGATTACACTAACAATGCTATCAAAGTTTATACAATTGTTGCAATGATGGTTCCATTTGTTACGTTGATCATGAGTGGTACCAACATTGGTATTACTTGGTTAGGATCACATTATATTGCACAACAAACTATGCAAGTGGGTAATTTGATTGCCTTCATGACATATGCAATGCAAATATTGATGAGTTTTATGATTCTATCATTAATATTTGTTTTGATTCCACGTGCTTCAGCTTCAGCTGCACGTATCCAAGAAGTTTTCAGTAAAGAAAGCCAAATTGATACAGTTGCCAAACCTGCAAAAATCAAAGGTGATGCATCGCTTGAATTTAATGATGTTAACTTTAGATATTTGGGCGCTGAAAAGCTAGCTTTGACTAACATCAATTTTAAGATGGAAAAAGGTCAAACACTTGCTATCATTGGTGGTACTGGTTCAGGTAAGAGTACTTTGATTAATTTGATTCCAAGATTCTACGATTCAGAAACCGGTACCGTAAGAATTAATGGAACTGACGTCAAAGCCTTGAACACTGAGGATATTAATCGCCAAGTATCTATGGTTCCTCAGAAAGCTGTTTTATTCAAAGGAACAATCAAGAGCAATATGCTTTATGGTAAGGCAGATGCTACTGACGATGAAATATGGCATGCACTTGAAGTTGCTCAAGCAGACGGATTTGTCAAAGAGCTTGAAGGACAACTGGACGCTGAAGTTGAGCAAGATGGGGATAACTTCTCTGGTGGTCAAAAACAACGTTTGGCTATCGCTCGTGCTTTGGTTAAAGACGCATCAGTTTATGTCTTCGATGATTCTTTCTCAGCTCTTGATTTCAAGACTGACTTAAACTTACGTACAGCTCTTAAGGCTGATGAAAAAATTCAAGAAAGTGTCGTTGTTATTGTTGGTCAACGTATTTCGACAGTTGCCGATGCAGACGATATTTTAGTTCTTGATAATGGTAATATGGTAGGTCTTGGTACTCATGATGAGTTAAAGGAAAATAACAAGACTTATCAAGAAATTATTGAGTCTCAGATAAGGGAGGCAAATAATGGCTAA
- a CDS encoding ABC transporter ATP-binding protein encodes MAKDKETTTESPKMGPGGHGHGPAGAGPKPDKPKNFWKTVRRLASYMSAYIWGVIIVLILAILSSLFSVMTPKVLGQATTEIYKGFMKGVAEQKAGIKVDQFPIDFDKIKQIILIVFLMYLASALFSFIQQFVMTRISQRTVYKLRRDLKSKMRRLPISYYDEHSNGDIMSRAINDMDNIAGTLQQSVTQIVTSTVTFFGVLWMMLTISWQLTLIALATIPLSLVVVGFVAPSSQKFFARQQKSLGLLNNQVEENYAGHVVVKSFNHEKEALAKFDAENATLYKVSWKAQLISGIIMPLMTLINNLGYVFIAMVGGIQVANGGIALGNIQAFLQYMNQFSQPITQLANLANTIQATVASAERIFEVIDEPEMNNDSVDVPDIDTDKKVILDHMDFGYEGKPLLMQDYNLEVKPGEMIAIVGPTGAGKTTVINLLERFYDVKGGSIKLDGRDIRNMSREDVRSHYAMVLQDTWLFTGTIYDNLKYSNQDASEEEIYAAAKAAHVDAFVRQLPDGYDTVLNEEASNISQGQRQLITIARAFVADPEILILDEATSSVDTRTEVHIQHAMERLLQNRTSFVVAHRLSTIRDADKIIVMNEGSIVETGNHDELMAKNGFYADLYNSQFAGNVAI; translated from the coding sequence ATGGCTAAAGACAAAGAAACTACTACTGAGTCTCCAAAAATGGGACCAGGCGGTCATGGACATGGTCCTGCTGGTGCGGGTCCAAAACCTGACAAGCCAAAGAATTTCTGGAAAACTGTTCGACGATTAGCTTCATATATGTCAGCTTATATTTGGGGCGTTATTATTGTATTGATTTTGGCAATATTGTCATCATTATTCTCTGTTATGACTCCTAAGGTGCTTGGTCAAGCAACTACTGAAATCTACAAAGGTTTTATGAAAGGTGTTGCTGAACAAAAGGCTGGTATTAAGGTTGATCAGTTCCCAATTGATTTTGATAAAATTAAACAGATTATTTTAATTGTATTCTTGATGTATCTTGCATCAGCTCTATTTAGTTTTATTCAACAGTTCGTAATGACACGTATCTCGCAGCGTACTGTTTATAAGTTAAGACGTGACTTAAAATCAAAAATGAGACGTTTGCCGATCAGTTATTATGACGAACATTCAAATGGTGATATTATGTCGCGTGCAATTAATGATATGGATAACATCGCGGGTACTTTGCAACAAAGTGTCACGCAGATTGTTACTAGTACGGTAACTTTCTTCGGTGTTCTCTGGATGATGCTAACAATTAGTTGGCAACTGACATTGATTGCCTTAGCAACAATTCCACTAAGTTTAGTCGTCGTTGGATTTGTCGCACCTTCATCACAAAAATTCTTTGCTAGACAACAAAAGTCACTAGGTTTGTTAAATAACCAAGTTGAAGAAAATTATGCTGGACATGTTGTTGTTAAGAGTTTCAATCATGAAAAAGAAGCTCTTGCAAAGTTTGACGCCGAAAATGCTACCTTATACAAGGTATCATGGAAAGCTCAATTGATCTCAGGAATAATTATGCCATTGATGACATTAATCAATAATCTGGGTTATGTCTTTATTGCAATGGTTGGTGGTATTCAAGTTGCCAATGGTGGTATTGCATTAGGTAATATTCAAGCATTCTTGCAATACATGAATCAATTTTCACAACCAATTACGCAATTAGCTAACTTGGCAAACACAATTCAAGCTACAGTTGCTTCTGCTGAACGTATTTTTGAAGTAATTGATGAGCCTGAAATGAATAATGATTCAGTTGATGTACCTGATATTGATACTGACAAGAAAGTTATTTTGGATCACATGGACTTCGGTTATGAAGGTAAACCATTGTTGATGCAAGATTACAATTTGGAAGTTAAACCAGGTGAAATGATTGCTATCGTTGGACCAACTGGAGCAGGTAAGACAACCGTCATCAACTTGCTCGAACGTTTCTACGATGTCAAAGGTGGTTCGATTAAATTGGATGGCCGTGACATTAGAAATATGAGTCGAGAAGATGTCAGAAGTCACTATGCAATGGTTCTCCAAGATACATGGCTATTTACTGGAACAATCTATGATAACTTGAAATATAGTAATCAAGATGCTTCCGAAGAAGAAATCTATGCTGCAGCTAAAGCAGCCCATGTGGATGCGTTTGTGCGTCAATTACCAGATGGATATGACACAGTTCTTAATGAGGAAGCTTCAAATATTTCTCAAGGACAACGTCAATTGATTACAATTGCTCGTGCGTTTGTAGCTGATCCAGAGATTCTTATCCTTGATGAAGCTACATCATCTGTTGATACCAGAACTGAAGTCCACATTCAGCATGCCATGGAACGACTTCTTCAAAATAGAACTAGTTTCGTTGTTGCCCACAGACTTTCGACCATTCGTGACGCTGATAAAATTATCGTTATGAATGAAGGCTCGATTGTTGAAACTGGTAACCATGACGAATTGATGGCTAAGAACGGATTCTACGCCGATCTTTACAACAGTCAATTCGCAGGTAATGTTGCAATTTAA
- a CDS encoding serine hydrolase domain-containing protein encodes MKKFEETDAQIRNLVNKQVVPGVSYGFIDGQSIETNYIGDKSWQPQKECLQGDELYDLASLTKIMGTVPLILKLMDEQKLKLHDPVDKYLPEFKDHRVEIFHLLTHTSGIDGYIPNRDQLNSDELIKALLNLPVTGAFDKKVKYTDTGMILLGLIIEKIYKQPVQKAIEQQILDPWELQDTTFDPVESRCTPTYKVNGQILTGIPNDPKARQLGQHCGSAGMFSNLADTMKFAKIMLTTKYQPLYKNYTNLTPGRSLGWDIKPDETGHILFHTGYTGHFIALDSKSQTAMVVLTNRVHPKEHNQIFLERRETILNSFLEDDK; translated from the coding sequence ATGAAAAAATTTGAAGAAACAGATGCTCAAATTAGAAATTTGGTGAATAAACAAGTAGTACCAGGAGTAAGCTATGGATTCATTGACGGACAGTCAATTGAAACAAATTATATTGGAGACAAATCATGGCAACCCCAAAAAGAATGTTTACAAGGGGATGAATTATATGACTTAGCATCTCTGACCAAGATAATGGGAACAGTCCCACTAATTTTGAAATTGATGGATGAACAAAAATTGAAATTACATGATCCAGTTGACAAATATCTACCAGAGTTCAAAGATCACAGAGTCGAAATTTTTCACCTATTAACTCATACGTCCGGCATTGATGGTTATATTCCAAACAGAGATCAGTTGAATTCTGATGAGTTAATAAAAGCGTTATTGAACCTACCAGTCACAGGTGCGTTTGATAAAAAAGTTAAATACACAGATACAGGAATGATTCTATTAGGGTTAATCATTGAGAAAATTTATAAGCAGCCAGTGCAAAAAGCCATTGAGCAACAAATATTAGACCCATGGGAACTGCAAGACACAACGTTTGACCCAGTAGAGAGCCGCTGTACGCCAACTTACAAAGTAAATGGACAAATACTAACAGGAATTCCAAACGACCCCAAAGCCAGACAATTAGGCCAACATTGTGGATCAGCAGGAATGTTCTCCAATCTAGCAGATACAATGAAATTTGCAAAAATAATGTTAACGACAAAATACCAACCATTATATAAAAACTACACAAATCTAACACCAGGACGCTCACTAGGCTGGGACATCAAACCAGATGAAACAGGTCACATCCTATTTCACACCGGCTACACAGGTCATTTTATAGCCCTAGACAGCAAAAGCCAGACAGCAATGGTAGTGCTAACCAACCGAGTACATCCAAAAGAACATAACCAAATTTTTCTAGAAAGAAGAGAAACAATACTAAATTCATTTCTTGAAGATGATAAATAA
- a CDS encoding Mur ligase family protein has product MTLISSFATLTGKTSYFILSKLFNGGSSYPGKIAYKIDPDILATIGKNYELIIVTGTNGKTLTTSLINKMLVQKYDDVLTNPTGSNMIQGIVTSFITHHKTSKKPLAVLEVDEANVEIICRYIKPKYFVLTNIFRDQMDRYGEIYTTYQKILNGIKLAPDATIIANGDAAIFSSKELPNKVVYYGFTDKGSEDIDIKAPTNTDGVLCPKCNHILHYHNISYANLGSYFCPNCGFKRNKLTYQVTDISTLLPNKTEFEIDNNKFEMNIGGKYNIYNALAAYAIASELGITKEQIAKAFSYDEKVFGRQETIKVGDKDVNIILVKNPVGLNQVIETILSDKSDYSLAFLLNANYADGIDTSWIWDANFEDFNFDKLPLVITGGKRVKDVTYRFKIAGLNMDKNVETVEIEDFVKQLPSIPTEKIYVLATYTAMISLRKTLSDQNYIK; this is encoded by the coding sequence ATGACACTTATATCTAGTTTCGCAACATTAACGGGAAAAACTTCCTATTTTATTTTGAGTAAACTTTTCAACGGTGGTTCTTCATACCCTGGAAAAATTGCTTACAAAATCGATCCCGATATTCTCGCTACTATTGGCAAGAATTATGAATTGATTATTGTCACAGGTACCAATGGTAAAACTTTAACCACTTCATTGATCAACAAAATGTTGGTCCAAAAGTATGACGATGTACTCACGAACCCAACAGGTTCAAACATGATTCAAGGTATTGTAACAAGTTTCATTACCCATCATAAAACTAGCAAGAAGCCTCTTGCAGTTCTGGAAGTTGATGAAGCAAATGTTGAAATTATTTGTCGATACATCAAGCCAAAATATTTTGTCCTAACAAACATTTTCCGTGACCAGATGGATCGCTATGGTGAAATTTATACTACCTATCAGAAAATCTTAAATGGTATCAAACTAGCCCCTGATGCAACCATCATTGCTAACGGTGATGCAGCTATTTTTTCATCAAAAGAATTACCTAATAAGGTTGTTTATTATGGTTTTACTGACAAAGGTTCGGAAGATATTGATATTAAAGCCCCAACCAATACAGATGGTGTTCTTTGTCCTAAATGTAATCACATTTTGCATTATCACAATATTTCTTATGCTAACCTTGGTAGTTATTTCTGTCCTAACTGTGGATTTAAACGTAACAAATTAACTTATCAAGTTACCGATATTTCAACCCTGTTGCCTAATAAAACAGAATTTGAAATCGACAATAACAAGTTTGAAATGAATATAGGTGGTAAATACAATATTTATAATGCTCTGGCGGCCTACGCTATTGCCTCAGAACTTGGAATAACAAAGGAACAAATTGCTAAAGCTTTCTCGTATGACGAAAAAGTTTTCGGTCGTCAAGAAACAATTAAGGTTGGCGACAAAGATGTGAACATCATTCTAGTTAAAAATCCTGTTGGTTTAAATCAAGTCATTGAAACCATTCTCAGTGACAAATCTGACTACAGTCTAGCTTTCTTATTGAATGCAAATTACGCTGATGGTATCGACACAAGTTGGATTTGGGATGCTAATTTCGAAGACTTCAACTTCGACAAGCTTCCACTGGTAATCACTGGTGGCAAGCGTGTCAAAGATGTTACTTATCGTTTCAAGATTGCTGGTCTAAATATGGACAAAAATGTTGAAACTGTTGAGATTGAGGATTTTGTTAAGCAGTTGCCTTCTATTCCTACTGAGAAGATTTATGTTTTGGCTACTTATACTGCGATGATATCATTGAGAAAAACGCTCAGTGATCAAAACTATATCAAGTAG
- a CDS encoding thymidine kinase, producing MAQLFFKFGAMNSGKSIEILKVAHNYKEQGKSVILMTSVLDTRSGEGKISSRIGLSADAIALKHDSNLYDIVKDVNTDAACILIDECQFLTKQQVIQATKVVDDLGIPVMAFGLKNDFRNELFDGSKYLLLYADKLEEMKTICWFCKKKATMNMRMHDGQPVYEGDQIAIGGNEAYYPVCRRHYNHPPMVKDN from the coding sequence TTGGCTCAATTATTTTTTAAATTTGGTGCTATGAACAGTGGCAAGTCAATAGAAATATTGAAGGTTGCTCATAACTACAAAGAACAGGGTAAATCAGTTATCTTGATGACTAGTGTGCTAGATACTAGATCTGGAGAAGGTAAGATTTCGAGTCGAATTGGTCTGTCAGCAGATGCGATTGCTTTAAAACATGATTCAAATCTTTATGATATTGTTAAAGATGTGAATACAGATGCAGCATGTATCTTGATTGATGAATGTCAATTTTTGACTAAACAACAAGTTATTCAAGCAACGAAAGTTGTTGATGATTTAGGTATACCAGTAATGGCTTTTGGTCTTAAAAATGATTTTCGTAATGAATTATTTGATGGATCGAAGTATTTACTACTATATGCTGATAAACTAGAAGAAATGAAAACTATCTGCTGGTTCTGCAAAAAAAAGGCTACAATGAATATGCGTATGCATGATGGACAACCAGTCTATGAAGGAGATCAAATTGCAATTGGTGGAAATGAAGCTTACTACCCAGTTTGCCGTCGCCATTACAATCATCCTCCAATGGTAAAAGATAACTAG
- the prfA gene encoding peptide chain release factor 1: protein MDKIFDQLEGLLDRYSELQELMSDPEVINDTKRYMKLSKEEADMRDVVAAFKKYKELKQSISDSDEILRETDDAEMQALAKDELNESKAELEKVEHDITILMLPKDPNDDKNIIMEIRGAAGGDEASLFAADLLGMYSKYAEKQGWSFEIIDQNATEVGGYKDVAVMITGNRVYSKLKYENGAHRVQRVPSTESAGRVHTSTATVAIMPEYDEVELDLDPKDIRVDVYRSSGAGGQHINKTSSAVRMTHLPTGIVVAMQDQRSQQQNREKAMQILRSRVYDYYESENQSEYDEQRKSAVGTGDRSERIRTYNYPQNRVTDHRIGLSLNKLDRIMNGELDEIIDALVVFDQTKKLEQIQNGETKLF, encoded by the coding sequence GTGGATAAAATTTTTGATCAACTTGAAGGACTTTTGGATAGATACAGCGAATTACAAGAATTAATGAGTGATCCAGAAGTTATCAACGATACTAAACGATATATGAAATTATCTAAGGAAGAAGCCGACATGAGAGATGTCGTTGCTGCTTTCAAGAAATATAAAGAATTAAAACAAAGCATTAGTGATAGTGATGAAATTCTTCGTGAAACTGACGATGCTGAAATGCAAGCTTTGGCAAAAGACGAATTGAATGAATCAAAAGCAGAACTTGAAAAAGTTGAGCACGATATCACTATTTTAATGTTGCCCAAGGATCCTAATGATGACAAAAATATCATTATGGAAATTCGTGGTGCTGCTGGTGGAGATGAAGCCAGTTTGTTTGCTGCAGACTTGTTGGGAATGTATTCTAAATATGCTGAAAAACAAGGCTGGAGTTTTGAAATCATCGACCAGAATGCGACTGAGGTCGGTGGATATAAGGACGTTGCCGTTATGATTACTGGTAACCGAGTTTATTCAAAGCTTAAGTATGAAAATGGAGCTCATCGTGTTCAAAGAGTTCCATCAACAGAATCAGCTGGCCGTGTTCACACTTCAACAGCTACTGTTGCAATTATGCCTGAGTATGATGAGGTTGAATTAGATCTTGATCCTAAAGACATTCGTGTCGATGTTTATCGTTCATCAGGTGCCGGTGGTCAACATATTAATAAAACTTCATCTGCTGTACGTATGACTCACTTGCCAACTGGGATCGTTGTTGCAATGCAGGATCAACGTTCACAACAACAAAATCGTGAGAAAGCTATGCAAATTTTGCGTTCACGTGTATATGATTATTATGAATCAGAAAACCAAAGTGAGTATGATGAACAACGTAAATCAGCTGTTGGTACGGGTGACCGATCAGAGCGTATTCGTACTTATAATTACCCGCAAAACCGAGTAACAGATCACCGTATTGGACTTTCTTTAAACAAGTTGGATCGGATTATGAATGGTGAGCTCGATGAAATCATCGATGCACTAGTTGTTTTTGATCAAACTAAGAAGTTGGAGCAAATTCAAAATGGAGAGACTAAGTTATTCTAA
- the prmC gene encoding peptide chain release factor N(5)-glutamine methyltransferase: MERLSYSNALDRAFLLLKEKNKFPEDAEYLMEELSGFNYTQLQLHRNDPVPGRVLHRFRDGLIRLSNDEPVQYILGHAYFMGRDFTVNSDVLIPRQETEEMVQKIIDDHPNMQEAILDVGTGSGAIAVSLGINFSKDEILASDISEGALKVAQLNADNYQTNNVYFQQSDIFDDIKPQRFNIIVSNPPYIAYSEKDVMDESVKKFEPDLALYGKNDGLDFYERISKSAANYLYEDGILYMEFGYRQKNEVQQIFNKNMPEYAVEFYKDISGNYRYLKAFRKKV, translated from the coding sequence ATGGAGAGACTAAGTTATTCTAATGCCCTTGATAGGGCTTTTTTATTGCTGAAAGAAAAAAATAAGTTCCCTGAAGATGCTGAGTACTTGATGGAAGAGTTGTCAGGCTTCAATTATACGCAGCTACAATTACATCGAAATGATCCTGTCCCAGGTAGGGTTTTACATAGATTTAGAGATGGGTTGATTCGATTGAGTAATGATGAGCCTGTTCAATATATACTAGGTCATGCATATTTCATGGGTCGTGATTTCACCGTGAATTCTGACGTCTTGATTCCTAGACAAGAGACTGAAGAGATGGTTCAGAAAATTATTGACGACCATCCAAATATGCAAGAAGCTATATTGGATGTTGGGACCGGTTCAGGAGCGATTGCAGTATCGTTAGGAATTAATTTCTCAAAAGATGAAATATTAGCTAGTGATATTTCTGAGGGTGCGTTGAAGGTTGCTCAATTGAACGCTGATAACTATCAAACCAATAATGTTTATTTTCAGCAAAGTGATATTTTTGATGATATTAAACCTCAACGGTTCAACATCATTGTTTCAAACCCACCATATATTGCCTATTCAGAAAAAGATGTTATGGATGAAAGTGTAAAAAAATTTGAACCAGATTTAGCTTTATACGGTAAAAATGATGGATTAGACTTTTATGAGAGAATTTCAAAGTCGGCAGCTAATTACTTATATGAAGATGGAATTTTGTATATGGAGTTCGGATATCGACAAAAAAATGAAGTTCAACAAATTTTTAATAAAAACATGCCTGAATATGCGGTAGAATTCTATAAGGATATTAGTGGAAATTATCGATATTTAAAAGCATTTAGAAAGAAGGTGTAA